The genomic interval AGGGGAGAGCTAGCGTGTCCCCCGCCACGTACCCACCTGTGCTTTCAGGCTCGCATCCAGCAGCTCCCCGCTTGGTCTCCGGTTGGCATTTTGGCTCCGCAAAGGGTTCTTCCCACCCGTCGCTGCCTCTGGGAAAGGAAGGCAAGGGAGCAGGTTAGGAGTCAGCGTGGGCACCGAGCTCAAGTTTGGCTCTGGCCGGCTCTCACCACCTCTTTTTTCCAGCAGCGCCAGGGCAGTGATGAGGCTTTTaaaggttgtttggggtttttttccttccatgggCTACACCCGGCTGTGGTTTAGAAACACTGGTCTGAAGCAATCCTCTCCAATCTGTTGCCGTTACTCATATTTGCTAGAtgcattctttattttttctctgtttcaaacCTCACAGAGCCCCAACCCTTCCTCCAAGCCGAAACAGCCTACCTGATATTTATACCAGCCGTACGGGCGTCTCTGGGACACCAGTTAAATATTGCAACTGGTCTGAACGTTTGCGTGGGACACATCCCAGTTCTCTGTAAATAGCTAAGTCCAACAAAGACCCGAAGGCAATTTCCTATTTATAGCAATTTTTTCTGGTTCAAGTACATCTCCTGGGGAAATGTGGTGAGATAAATAACACAGTATTATTACACCCATCACCACTTAAGCAAGAGCCACGTAGCTTGACGTTAACATTAAGAACTATTTCAACTTGAACGCCTTGTGTCTATTTTGTAGCATTTTGTACCGATCTCCTGTGTGCTAGCTGAAGCGCGGTACAGGTAGGCTTACGATTTTAATCAAACAGGTTCATTTGCTTTAGCCAGTCCGTCAGCTCTACTACCCCATGCCCCCAGCAAGGCTTTGTGGACTCTGGTAGGTGTTTCATAGAGCTGAAGCCGCTCTAGCATCCAGCTTGTTTTGACTAAATTTGTCCTTTTTGCAAGGTTCACACGTGGTTTCTACTTTTTGTATATGAAAACAGTGGAGCGTCTCAGATTTGCCACCTCCATTACAGTACCACTTTAGCCATTTTGTATTTATCGGTGATACAACCCAATAAACCTCATTTCAATGAGTCTCAGCTCTTAGTGTGTTTTTGGCGCAGAGTCCTTCAACCTCAGCTTTCCTTCCCACACGGTTAGTGTTTTTATAAGCCCCCTCCCCTCTAGGAGAGAGCCACGAATGTGGGGTTAGTGCCGAGTTACCAGGTGCCTCCAGCAACAGCCCTTCAGCCTCACAACAAACCTTTCCTGATCCCAGAAAGGTGGGATCAGTCGTTCCAGGGAATACACGAAGAGGAAGGAGTCCCAAGACACGTACCTCGCTGCCCACAAACAATGCTGCGTGTAAGTTTTTCCATCCTGCCCAAGGCATCGTGAGCCCAGGTAAGGTTATCGTTCAATGGATAATTAGAGCTTGCAAAACAAACTCATTAGAGGACTAAGTTTGTACTGTCATGTCAATGCAGTTAGGAAACAGCGTCAGGAAGCTGAACAGGTTTTGTTCAGGCATGAAAGCAAACAGACCTGCTTACTTCTAAGCCGAGTTGGTGATGCATGTAGCAGTTGTGTCTTAGCTAAACTCAGGGAGAAAGCCAGACCTAACCCTGCTCCACAGTGACAAAAGGGAGCTTGCATCACAAGTGCTATAGTAAACTGTTGCTGGAGGCTGCTCTCCTTTTCTGGGAGAAGTGAAAAAAACTTGCATAGTAATAATTCTAGGACacaagtagcatttttttttttattattttctcataCTTAGAGTTAGCCTGCATTATTCACTAAGTACTTGCACGCTTTACAATACAGTCCAGGAAACCTCCTGCGTGCCTGATGTAGGCACCAACAGTCCCCACCCCATTGTTCTTTGgttagaaaaaaaaggctttttaaaaaagtcaccctccaaatagcaaaaaaaaagtttagctgCACCCTAGAAGAACACGTTACAACAAATCTGCCACTGCCCAGGGCCCCGCACAGGCTGCGAACAGacatatggctttttttttttccttttcaagtaaCTTCTTCTACAGAAGAGCATAACTCTAACTAAACATCTGGCATTGAATAAAGACTTCAGCACGAGTCAAACGCGAGCAGTCTGGGCAGACTGAGCATTTGTGAGAACAGAACCATGAAGATCATGACTTTTGCACTGTGGAGCAGTGCTCTACCTCCCACGGGATTGCTAACGCCACACCAAGCTCCCGGGAGAGCTGCGTGCCCAGGATCCCGACTGTCACCTAGTCCCTGCAAGAGCAGGGCAGGCTTCCTAGAAGAGCTAGCTTAAACATAAAGCAGCTTTGCTAGCACGAGTAGGCCAGAAGCGTAGATGCTTACACCTTAGTATGACTAATGTGCACATGCTTCAGCTTCCAGTAAATATCTATGACCTCAGAATAGGAGATTCCACTTCCgatacaataaataaaaatattgcattttctATCGGCCTGTTTGGGAGTCAGTTTGGAATGTTGTTTTCAGTGCTAAAGAGAATCCCACATTAAGCGGTTAATGCTTTCAGCTCTTTGGGTTTCAACAGCTTCTTGGCAGCAATGATGGTGTTCTTCATCAGCATGGCAACTGTCATGGGCCCAACTCCCCCAGGGACCGGAGTGATGTAGCTggctttcttcttcacccctgcAGGAAGGAAAGCTAGAGCTTCACATACAAGTCAAAGGCAGTGACACTTAACAAGCTGGCTGGCCAGTACAAAGCTGTAACCAGTCTAACATTGTTCAAATTCAAGATTACTAGCTAAGGCATAGCAGTTTCTCAAGGTGGACTTTTTCCGCCCTGTAATTCAGGGCAGGGGAGCGCACACCATAGTCTGTCCATCCCTGCTACAGGCTTAACTGCAAAGCCCAAGGTaggggaaaagcaaaaagcaaggtCTAATAGCTGGATTTCTAGCCCAGAAACATCAAGTCCAACACTAGATGTGGGCTTCACACATGCCCTTGAGGGCAGCCACAATAAAGTACTAAcattccccctctccctttcttccAGGAGGAGGTTCCAGTGTCTCTCACGCAAAAGTGCAGGGCTCATCGCCAGCCGTCTGTCTGGGCACCGTTGCAGCTAAGTGGTGAGCAAGGCCAGTGAGTAGCAAGCCAGAAGGTAAGTTCTGcgtgtttttatttaaaagcaagagTACGAGTGATGAATTGGAGGAGAGGCAAAGCAACTCAGCCGCTTAGGTTCAGGATGAGTCTCCTCTGCCTTGCAACATACAGCTTTCCCATGGCATATTTACAGGAAGAGCTGCACCCTTGCGTATGGTACAATTTTGAATGCACCAACCAAGAGAACAGAAGCACAGTCAGCCTCTGCTCAGTCACACCAACCGGGACTTTCTcctccccctctctgctccctagATGTTTAACTCTTAAGGAACCAGATGCAGAGCCTTTCCATACCTTCAAAATCCACATCGCCAACCAGCCTCGACTTGGCAGTGACAGGATCCTGCACTCTCGTTATCCCCACATCAATAACTGCAGCTCCTTCTTTGATCATATCAGCTGTGATCAGGTTGGGTATGCCTGCAAGAAGAAAACGGAATCAAATGCTCATGGTGGTGCTAAACAGCCCCCCTGCTCCCCTTCACCCCATCTTCATGTTATGTCTTCACCCATCTGGGCCTTACTGCCTCAGAAAAGAGCTGGACTcaatcttaagggtcttttccaacctgaaggATTCTACCATTCTACAAAATGCGAATCTACCCAGAGTTGCACAATCCAGCACTACCTCCTTAATGTTCAGCTCCAGCAGGAATTTGAGCTGTTTACTTATAACCTCAGAGTGTAAAGAACTGGAATCCACCCCCAGAAAGAGGTCTGGCAAAGCAGCTGGGaccaaagcatcctctccaagttGAAACCTTAAAGCTCACATTTGAAGTCTGCGGCTGTGTTTGTTCACACAGCTCCAGCAACATTTTTGCACCTGCACTAAGTCAGCAAGCTGGAGCAGCATCTGAGACCATGGCAACTCAGCTTGGCAGAGGCACTGGCTTTGCCCAGGGGCTGTAAAAGCCCCAGATGACAGGGGAAGAGGGGTGGGGAGCAGCAGCTTTCTGCTAAGCCACCCTTTCAGGGTGGAGTGTGTTTGTCTGGTTCTGCCAGATAACGCCGGCTCAGAGGAGCTCACTCCCACCCTCTGCTTAGTTACCCCTTTCATGTAAGCCTTCCCCTGGTCTGCTGACCACCTTTGGCAATTCACACGCCTTACCTGCCAGCAGCACTTCTGCCGTCATTACGTGCACCGACACCTTCGACACCACTTCTAATCCTTCTGGCACCTTGTCTCTTTATACCCAGTTTCCAACCCAcatcttctctcctccctccccacaggcTCACACCCAGCTTCCGCTGCCAAACAGACACCCCAAATCAGCTCAACTCCTCTGCTGATCAACTAACTCCATGCCAAGGgtacagcctggagaagagcacaCCTCTGAGATTCCTTGTGCTCTGAAGATGGCACTGCAGCTGTCGCTCAGCATTTTGTGTCTGTCTCTAGGTAAGCTGATGCTAtattggtttgttggggtttttttccctcctcctcacaTAAATACTGAACTGTGTGCATGTATAACAGAGCCTGTCTGTAGCTGTTCTCTAGATCTGATCAGGTACTTGCTGGCATACCAACCCCTCCTGCCAGATGTTATTTTACATGTCAAAGGCAGAGCTACAAACAGCTCTGCTACCAAGATCAAGTATGTGGCTCCTCAGCTTAATCACAGGATTAACTGGCTGGCTCACACAGCCCCTCAGCTGCTGTCCTAGCCCTCGCctacagcagctgcagccagccacGAGAGCACCAGACTCTCCTACGCTGCCAGAGCTGCCTCAGATAAGGAGGCCCCAGGACATTCAATACTGACAGGATTGTCTCCTGTGAGCAAGGATTCCCATCAGAAACGCCACGCAAGCTGCAGCGCGGCACCCTCTGTGCACCTTGCCTGCGCCGTTAGTAGAGTTGGGTCTTACCTGCTGCCGCTACCACAATATCAGCGCGGATAGTGTGTTGCTTCAGCTGCTCCTTGGGAGTGTAACGGTGGGATATTGTGACTGTGGCATCACCTGCAAGAGCGGTTACATAGAGCTTCTTAATTCACATACACTACTCAAACCCAGGCACTTCTCTAAGTCCTCCCCTTCGACCACCTGTGTATTTATCAGGAACATCAGAGCCTGATGAGAAACCCCAGGGAACAGCCTACAGAGTCAGAGGGAGGGATATGGTACGGAAGAGGACAAGGACTCACTGAAGAAGGCTCCAAAATGTTACAAGACTGACTGTGCAGAGCTAACTTCTCAGCCTTGACTACAGCCCATGTGATGGGCCAGAGTCCCTAACGTGCTTCTGGGATTGGCTTAGGAGCCTAAAGAGGCCAGCGTGACAGGCAGAGGATTTCCTTCTACAGCTGCCTGGCGCGCCGGCTCCGAGGCCGCCGAGCTCTTACCTCCTGGGCGCTCGTGCCTCCCGTCCGTGTGCAGCAACATAGCGATGGGCATGCCCACATTCTTTGACCTGCCGGCCACCACCACGTTTTTCCCCAGCGTTGGGATGCCTGCAGAGATCAAGATGGAGTCTTAAAACAACCACAAGCTGGAGTTATGCCAGGCGGCAGCCAaatactgcagcagcagcttACCAGTTCTCTTAATGATCTCCCACACCCCCCACGGGGTAGCTGGCAGCATGGAGTACTGGTCAAGGCACATGCGACCCACATTTATCACGTGAAAGCCGTCAACGTCTTTGTCTGGAGTCACAGCATTGCAAATCTTGCGCTCATCAATATGTTCTGGAAGAGAAAAGCTTTAACTCTAGGGATCAGCCAAAAGCCTGCTCTTTGCAGTCAGCCAGAGCCCTGACCTCCTGCACCAGCCCCGTCAGAGTTCAAAAGCTTGAAGCTACTCAAGACTTCCAGCAAGCTCAAGGCTAACTGCTCCCAGAAGGAGGGAACTGGAACCGCTTCGGGACTACAGCGTCGCTAATGCCGAGAGGGTATTTTTAGGCAGCCTCAGCGTCACAACAGAGTTCAAGCTTCTGGCTCTGGAAGCCGATACTCCCTCCACAAGAATAGATTTCTGTGACCCCCAGCAACTTAACTCATGCAGGCAGCTGTGCGATCGAGTAGCTGCATCAACTTCTTTACGCTGCATCACAGCAGGGTGCCACCTCTCGTGTCACTGGGTAGCCCCTGTGCTACTTCTCCTTCTGGCACATACAAACCCTTAAAAGCTTTatgtaaaaatgaaacagatGGAAATCTAGCCACTTACCAGGTAAAGGAAGCTGTACCAAAAGGCCATCCACATTAGCATCATTATTGAGTTTGCTGATCAAATCCAGCAGCTCCTCTTCAGTAATAGAAGCCGGCCTGAGGATGGTTTCACTGCTGATTCCTGCACAGCCATTGAAAGTGTCGCATTAGAGAGCCACGTGGGCACAAGTGCAAGAGTGTTTTTCTTAATCCATGCAGATTTAAGCTGCCCTGTTCATTGCTCTACTAAACCTGACAAGCACACACCAAGGATTGTATGCTTTGTGTAACAAAGAGCACCTTCCAGGCCGGAGACCTTCACAAGGCTTGCAAGTTACAGTTAAGGGCCATTAGTGTCGGTCTAATGACCTGGGAAAGACTACTTGGAAGCAGAAACCCTCCGAATGCAGAGGGGGCTTGGAGAAACCTAACCAAAGCGTGCTACAATGGAGATGCAACCACACATCCTGTGGTCCCTCTCGACACAGCAAGACAGGGATGTTAGCCTAAAAATCTCAGCTCCAAAAGAAGGCTACGGCAGGACAGAACCCAAGGAGAAATTCAACCCTTTATTGCCCCTAACCCCTTTCAGCACATTATCTTCAGAAGCATACTTGGCCGAACACCGAGCAGGACCTCAGCTTGTAAGATTGGAAGCAGTCGCAGGGTAGCAAGGCTGCTGAACGATGCCTGCATCTCAAGTATTTGAGGAAAGACGGCAAACCAGAGCCCCGTCTGTGCTTCATATGACCCTAGAAAGACTGCAAATCCAAACTACAGAGCTTGATGTCGCCCTAAGGGACTCAAATGGCACAATGCACACGTGAACTGTGTTTATTAACTACGTCCCAGTACAACAACGAAGGCAGCCAAAAGAGTCATAGCAAATGCTGGGGCAAACAGGGACTTCCACGCAGGCGAGGTGAAAAGCTGCCAGATGGATGGATCCCAAAAAGCTTCCCTCGGCCTCCAGCAGAGAGGACTCCCAACTACAGCAAGATAAAACAGTCGCTTGCTCCACGTTTTTGGAACAGAGCGCAAGACGTACCAACATCAGCAGCCGCTTTGGTTTTGTTCAATACGTAGGAGTGACTCGCTGGATCTTCGCCGACGAGAACAACACTGAGGTGAGGTCTCTTGTTTCCAGCTGCTACCCACTGCTCAACCTCGTGACGGGCTTCCTGCCTGATCTGCCGGGCCAGCTTCCTTCCAGAAATGACAACGGCATCATTTCTGCAACAGATAAAGCATTACCAAAGCAGTCAGCATCGTTAGGACTTGTCCTTAGGGCTCTGTGCAACGCAGACCAGGAAAAGCTCTTTCGCTTGAGCCTTACTTTTACAAGCCTATTGCACATTTACACCAAATCATATTAAGCAGCATAGTTCAGTCTTAGTTTACAGCTTTGCTGCCCAAAGCCAGGATCAGCAAACAAAACTACCAGAGGGACCAACTTATTTGTGCAGCCTGAGAAAGCTTACACGCTATTCTTCTCTGCGAGGTGTGCATCATTTGTCTGGTGCATGTTTCAAGCTAAGATACCGTTAGCTCCCATTTGTAGAAAGCCGGTCACCCGTTCCTTGCAAAGGCACGACAGCTTCACTACAAAGGACGTACATGAAGCAGAACTCACTCCGCTTAAGCGGAGCTTCCACCACCGAGGAGGTCTATTGAGTAATTCCGGCTCATTGGATGCACCAAGGGAGGCACAGCGTGCCATGCTTCTGTACCGAGTGCTGTTCCCAGAGAAACTCGTGCCCCACAAATTCCTCGGCGAGACCGTCGGCCCGTCTAGCACGGCACGCACCTCACGCAAGCCGGTCTCACGCCTTCCCCTGCTCAAGTAAGTGCTGCTACCGCTACAGTCGTGCCTTCAGGCTGTTAAAGCTGGGCTGGGGGTACGTGGTTTCACACCCTCTGACAGACTCCAACGTCTAGGGGGAGTAGAAGGGACATTTGTCCATTTGAACCAGGTCAAAACAACTCCTTGCATACATTTCTGGTCTAAATTGGCAACGGGAAGATCCGGTCACCGCCAAATACATTCCAGGCAACTGGACACCCTGCAGTACATAGAAAGGCTGGCTTGACCTACAGCTAGCTGGGAGGCCACAGCTGCTGGTCCCCACTCACAAAAGGCTGTCACAACACTGCTCACGTTTGGGtgggtttcttttcttcaggTTATCACTACAACTCTTATTTGAGGATCATTCTTGTTCACTAATCCCTTTGGGAGAAGGTACACCTTCAGAAGCTTCAGTTCCAGACTTCACTACAGCATTGCCTCACGACGAGCACCTTCCTTGCCCCACTATTCCTTCCTCTGAGCCAGAGCTAGCAGGGATGCTGCCACAGTGTTACTGTCATTTATGGTGCCTTCCCAAATCGCAAGGACCAGCTCATTTTTGAAGCTCTATACATCAGAACTGCACAAGCTACTCAACTTGCCACAAGAATCCAGGAGACAATTGACCCACAGGAGAAAGCCTGACAGCACCGAGTGCAGTTTCCAACCCTCCCTGTACCATCCAACAGGAGCGAGCCGAACTGCTGCAGTTTGTCCTCAAAAATCATCTGTCGGCTGCCTGGCATACAGACGTTCTCCTACCAGGATCCCACATTAAGTCCAACGCTGCTGTATTCTGACCTTCTCTAGGTACAATCCTGATCCTGGAGCGCTGGGGACAGCTGCCACGGGGGAAAGCCACCACAAGAGCTGCTCCGGCCACATACCTGCATCCCTGACCTACTCAAATCTGTAGTTTTCTCCCATTTACTGGGAATTAAATGCTGCTTCATCCCTAACACTAATCGCCCCAGTCAAACTTATTTAACAATAACCAGCAAACCCCCATTCCAGACCAGCTCAGCCCGCTGGCCCTCTAATTCTTATATTTTAACTTCAGAGCTAAACCTGCACTAAACTACTGTACGCCCGCTTAGATACATCTATGGAAGTTACAAGTGCCTGGCaagctagggaaaggaaaacTCATTAGATGGGAGACACCTCATGCCAAGAACCTACCCGAATCTTCCCCTTACGTAAGCCTGAAGTCTGGGTGCCCGGCCTGGCCTTCCAGGGGACGGGAAGAAGCATCAGCCCCCCTCGTGAGCTACGGGAAAGCCAAAATAAGAGCTCAGAGCCCTGTTTAGAGTAGGGAACGGGGGTGAAACCAAAGCACCCGAGCGGCAGCAGCTCCCTGAAGGGCTCCTTCGGTGCACGGGAGCAAAATCCACGGGAGGGTGGCGCAGAAGTGGAAGGAGAAAGCCTGCGGGTGCACAGCCTGAGCCACAGGTGGGATGCTTGGGGTAGGatgctttggggaggggggggggggggtgtctctggtCCCTCTCGCACCGTTTTAATCTGGGTTCAGCCTGAGACCGGGCCCCGAGAGGCACCTCTGGGGGTGCGGGGAGAGCCCGGTAGAcccggtgtgtgtgtgtccgtcccccccaaacccccgccCAGAGTGAGGGGGAAGCCCAACATACACCATGCAAGGCGGGAGCGGGATTTCATCAGCCTGCACCGCCCGGGGTGACCGCTGGGGGTCCGCCTCAGTCATTGCCGGTGCCGGTGGCGATGAGCCGGGTCTCTATCCCGGCCCGGTGGGTGAGGCGAAGGAGAAGATGGAGGGGCGGGTGAGGGCCAGGCCGGGCCTCCCCCTCCTCACGCCGGCATTGGGTGGGGGAAAGGGACGATCCCCGCCTCCCCCACCACGTAGATGTATCTAAAAAGGCCGGATCGGGCCGTACCTGGGCGCGCTGAGGTGGAGGCGGCGATCGCGGGGCCGCAGCGCGGCGCGGCCGAGGGTGCGGAGCGGGCAGAGCGCGGTCGCCATGGCAGCGGCGGGCGCTGAGGGAGCGGCGGCGGGAAGCGGGAGTGAGGCTCTTTGCCCCGCCCGTCGCCTTATATAGGAGGAGGGGCGGGGAGAGCGTCCGGCTCCTCCCCTTCTCGCCGCCCGCGGCAGCCAATCGCGGAGGGGAGAGTTGAATGGAGGTGGCGAGGGAGGGTGCGGGACGGAGCGGGACGATCGGGGTAGAGGAAGAGAAGCGCTAGGGAGAGGGGGTGGGCGGGGCGGGCGGAGAAGGAGAGGGGCGTGATTGGTGGAGACGGTTGAGGCTTCTCCTCTCTAATTGGGCACGGCGGCGCTCATTGGCTGGGcccgggaggcggggggggggggcaagagggGCTGCGGGATCCGTGCAccgcggggcggggcagggggcggggccaGGGTTGGGTCTAGGGCTGGGCCTGGGGTTAGGCCAGGGGTCAGGGTCGGGATTAGGGTCGGGATTAGGGCTGGGGGTCAGGTTTACGGCTGCGATCTGGGTGGGGGTTAGGGCGGGATTAGGGCTGAGCGAGGGAATGGGATTGGGACTGGGATTGGGGCTGGGGTTGGGTTAAATACGGGAttggggctgggatgggggttAAGGCTGGGATTGGGGCTGGGATTGGATCGGGGATTGGGGTTAGGGCTGGGATTGAAGTTAGGTCTAACTGTGGGATTGGGGTTAGGACTGCAGTTGGGATCCAGGCTAGGTTTCCATCTGGGATTGGGATGAGATTAAACACAGGAGCGTGAGTACGTCTAAAACCGGACCGAGGTTGaaattaggattagggttaggtctAGTTCAGGGACTAAGCGTACGCGCACCAGGACGGGCAGTTTAGCTGCTAAAAAATAGAGAGGAGATTTTCGCTGCGGGAGGGTGCGACGGGGCCCGGCAGCTGGTGTTGTCCCTCGTCAGGCATCATAAAACCTCGGCAAAACCTGGGGGTGAGCCGGGCTCtcccagctcccagtgctcccagctccAGGCAATCCCAGCGCAGAGGGACTGGAAGCAGGATCCCACACCCGAGCAGGCACAGGGTGGCCATCCGTCAGCATCTCCTGACGGCGAGAGGGAGCCTTTACTCACTGTTAGTATGTCTCTGCTGTTTCTGGCCACATTCTCCACGGGTGGAAAAATTAAGAGCTTTTGTGCAGAACTAAAtaccattaatttaatttttaatagatcCTGCGCGGCGTCTCCTGGCCCACGGCACCAGATCGGGTCAGGATGCGTGTGAACGCTGCTCCCTGGTATCGCGGAGAAGGAAGCAAGAAACCTGCATGGCGAAGAGGTAAAAGGAGAGCCTGTAAGTGCTCGAGAAGGCGTGCTGAGTGAGTTTAGCCGTCTCCTGCATGTTTATTTTCCTTAGTTTTGCCCTGCGTACTCTTTGAGTTGTGAAAGGCGGCCCTGGAGGTTTATCGTGAGGTCATCGAGGTGCTCGGTAAAGCCTGGGAAGGTTTTTATGGCACCCTGAGTATCCAATAAATACCGAGGATTGCTAGCTGCCATCCCCGTGACGTGCCCCAGCGGAGCCGGTTCCACACTGTGCCGCTTGTGAGAGCTGCGGGAGGTGGCCTGGCTGCGAGCTAAAATAACCTCGGcatgtttattttagtttttaactTGTTTAGAGCGGCTACGGTCATGCCCTGGTTTTAAAACCAGGTCAGTACCATTGTTTAGGTCAGTAACAGCAGCTCTTTGCTAAGACGAGGGCTGGAGAGATCACATAGCCACAAAAAAAGGGTGAAAACCGGCAGAATTCAGCCCTGGGAAAAGGGTTTGATAAACTTTAGGATGTTTGGGGGGAATTTCAGCCTGTGAAGTTGGTCTGGGGCGCTGGATGGGGCGTACGGGTCCGGCCTGGTGCAAGGCTGAAAAGGAGGGGCTGAAATAAGATGGTGGGGGTTGAGGGGGTTGGTGGTGGGGAAGCATCTGTGAGTTGGGGGAGACCTAGGTGGAGGAAGGCCCATGGGGGGGGCAGGCCCACGGGGAGGGGGCTTTGAGGGTCCCCAGGCCCATGGGGGGTTCCCAAGCCCACGAGGAGGGGGCTTTGGAGGTGCCTGGACCCATGGGGGGTCCCCAGGCTCATAGGGAGGGGGCTCTGGGGGTCCGTGGGCCCACGGGGAGGGGGCTTTGGAGGTGCCTGGGCCCATGGGGAGGGGGCTTTGAGGGTCCCCAGGCCCGTGGCGGGGGCCGAGGCCGGCGCAGACCCACGTGGACCTCGGCCCGGGGGCTGTTGCCACGGTGACGGCGCCGTGCGAGACCACGCCTTCCTCCCCGCGAGACCGCGCCCCCTTCGCCATGAAACCCCTCCTCCCCGTCTCTCAGCTCTCGCGAGAgttggcggcggggcgggcgcggccg from Accipiter gentilis chromosome 28, bAccGen1.1, whole genome shotgun sequence carries:
- the MTHFD2 gene encoding bifunctional methylenetetrahydrofolate dehydrogenase/cyclohydrolase, mitochondrial, with the protein product MATALCPLRTLGRAALRPRDRRLHLSAPRNDAVVISGRKLARQIRQEARHEVEQWVAAGNKRPHLSVVLVGEDPASHSYVLNKTKAAADVGISSETILRPASITEEELLDLISKLNNDANVDGLLVQLPLPEHIDERKICNAVTPDKDVDGFHVINVGRMCLDQYSMLPATPWGVWEIIKRTGIPTLGKNVVVAGRSKNVGMPIAMLLHTDGRHERPGGDATVTISHRYTPKEQLKQHTIRADIVVAAAGIPNLITADMIKEGAAVIDVGITRVQDPVTAKSRLVGDVDFEGVKKKASYITPVPGGVGPMTVAMLMKNTIIAAKKLLKPKELKALTA